TCGTCGTCCAGACTGGTCCACCAGCCTTCCAGCTCGATGTCAGGCATCAGCAGGTGTTGTCCGTGCCGGGTGATGGTGCGCTCGATCAGTCGAATCACCAGCCGGAAGCGTCGGGTTTGTTTGCCGAAGGCACGTTCGACGCTCATCGAAAACAGCGCCTCGCGTTTGCCGGGTCGTTTTTCGACAAAGCTACCTGCGGCCTCGGCTTGCGCGACCCAATGGTCTTTGTCCTGACGGCGCGGGTTCCATTTCACCAGGTACTCGAAGCTCCGATCCACGGCGGCCCAGCGCTCTTTTTCAGCCGCCACCGCAAACAGCAGTTTGGCGCTATCGAAACCGGAATCCTTGCGCATCAGTACCGCTTGATCCGTCGGCACCAAGCGCTCGACGCGCGGTAACAGTCGCTCCAGAAAATACTCAATCTCCAGCGACGAATGCCAGCGCCCGGGGCGCAGCTCCAGACCAATACACCAGCCTTCGTTGCCCAGATAGGCCGCCACCGGTGTATAACCATCCACGCCTTGGTAGGTGCGACCGACGTCTTCTTTCTTGCTGCCGCTTTGATCCATCACAAAGGTATCCATGTCCAGACAGACGTAGCCTTTGTGCGCGGTGATCGGTGCGTCGGCACGTTCAATCAGACGGACCGACATCTCGTCTAGCGGTTCGCGCAGCTTGTCACTGACGCGGTCCAGGCGTTGCCGCAGCCAAACACTGCCAGGCACTTTGCGCAGGTTCAGCGCCTGCTTGAAAAACCGATCTTCCCGAAACGGCTCAATCGCCTCGAAGTCACTCTTGCCGATACTAAGCAGGCCGGTCGCCGATTTCACGACGTCGGAAGTCTTGATACCTTGCGAGACCGGTATTCGTCCATCGACGACCGCTTCGACGTTGATAATATCCATACATTGGCCGACCAAGGCCAGTCCGGCATACGAGGTAAATTCCTTTTTTGAAGCTTTCAGTTTGAAGCGGGCCATGGTCAGTTTGGGTGAACAAGAAAATGATAATTATCCTATATCTATCATCGCTTTACATTAATATTAGCGCGTATGAACACGGACTAAGGTCCATATAAAAATGCTTATTTCCTTTTTTAGCGTATTGCTATAAACGCGGATTCCTGGTATGGGGTTGTGAGCTATGCCAATAGTATTTAAAAATTGGCTAGCCTGTGCAATAGCATCAACTAAAAGAATATTTTTATTCTCTTGATCAACAGGAGTCAAAGTAATTTCTGAAGCATTTTCAATATTATGGGGTGACAGTCTAAAAGTTAATGCTTGATCAAAACGGGACGTTAGTAATGCTTCAATTTTTATATCTAAATAGGCGTTTCTTAAAAAATCAACTGACCCAATTATTTTTGATGCTTGAAAAAAGTATGTTAATGTAAGTAAAGCAATTGATATGAGCAGGGTTTTAAGCAGTTTTAAATCCTCAGAAAACGTATCAATGTCTGTATAGTTTTTAGAGAATCGTTTGTTTGCTTCAGTTACTTTTCGATTATTTCGACGGTTAGAATTATTCTTTTTTCGGCGCATAAAAATTTAGACTATAATCAACTGCAGGCAAGTTTTTCATTTTGATGGTTAGGGATTTATATAAATAATTAATATTGTAAGGGTTTCTTGGTCGAAAGAGATATAATTTATTTAATTACTGATGGCCTCGATTTGCCTTATACCTTTGGCTGGATATGACCACACGAAGTTGAGAGTTAAGATTTGCCTACATATGGTTCTGCTACAAAATATGAGATTCGAATAAACCAGGTAGCTGGGCTTTGTTCGCTAGTAAGCCAGTAGAATAATGGGTTAGTATGTTAATCGTCTTTCATAGCTTGCCAGTGGTGATAACTGCACAAGCCGTCAAAGTATTGATCATCAACCCCCAGCGCTTCACAACAAACCCTACACTCATAGTAAGAAAGGCTACCCCCGCACGCAGCACACAAATCTTCAGCAACGATAAAGGTTTCTCTGCCACAGTCAGGACAAGTGTCAATGGGAGAATCCCCACCATTTTTCACAGCATAGTAAATCTCATACTCGAAGGCCTCGTTGAGCGCTGCTTCAGTCATTTCATCGATGCTTGAAACGAACCCACATGTGGAGCACGAAAACTCAAGTGAGTAGTTCGATTCGGTATCATGGTCAATTGGTTTAATTAAAGCTGAGTCACATTGCGAGCAACGCAAATGTATTGCCATATTAGACATTGCATCGCTATTCCATTCGATAAGGCTTATGGCCTTCCGGCAATCATCTAATTCGCGCTGGTAAACTTCCGCTACATCGAGCAGCACACCCCATATTTGCTCACCTAGCAAATCTATTGGTTCATATCCAAGCTGACCTGACAAGAAATTGCGTATTATGATAAAGGAATCGGCTACTAGCTCCTTTATTCTATCCGTGGACTCAGTTGTGCAGTAATGCTCAATTTCGTTTCTGATGCCAACAATTTTCTTAAATAGCCTCCAATCTATTTCGATACCTAGAGAAGAAAAGCGCTCTTCGATTTGTTGGACATCAACAGTCTTCTTTCCCTCTCCTCTAAACACAACAACTCCGTTAGCATCGAATTCAGGCTGGATCCTTTGCTTTATCAAGACTTCGTCGGAGTCTGGTGGTGACAACTCCCTCAATCGTTCCTTGAAGAGAAGCAATATCCCTGCGGTTATGTTCCGAATCGCAGAAAGCGCTCTGCGCGGGTCACTGGACTGGTAGTCTTCGACTCCGATCTGGATTGACTGAACGGCGTTCGCAAGAATAGTGTTCATGACAAATAAGTGGCTGAATAGTGTTTTCGGTATTTATCATGAATTTCACTTTCCGACAATGTTGGTCGGTGACTGGTTAAACTGGAATTGCTGGAACTCAAAGAATACGAGTGACAGGCAGCTCAGGGTCGGGTTTAACCGTTCAACCCATTTCGCATGCAATCGAAGGATTGTATTCAACGATCACTATACTTAGTCGTGCAAACATGATTGGCATCGCAGGATACCGTTCTCTTGATAGCGGTTGGTCGCTTGATCTCTGGTTTTGCCATCGGTTGTTCGACAGCCAAAGTATTAGGCAGAACGGGGGAGGGCGGCATGATGGGTGCTCTAGCAATTTGCTCGGGGGATGAACCATTGGCCACCAGTGTCATGGTGTTGCCGCTTTGGGTGATAGTGAAATATTTCAAGGTGTTCATGCCAATCAATACTTCCTCCAAATGCTGGTTGATGGCTGCATCGAGGTTTCTGATTTCAGCGTTGCCGATTTTCAAGCTGGTTAACTGGGTAAGCCGATCAACAACTTTACCACCCGCCGTATTTGAATTGATTGGCATACCGACAGGCAAGTTGGCTGCATAGGCTAAATTCGCAGGAATTGACGTTATCGTCGCGCCGGTATCAATCAAAAAGGGCATGGGAACGTCATTAATATATGCAGTGCCTCGAAAATGCCCTTGCCGGTCGGCCGTTATTTCAAGGCCGCCTGAAATCGGAATAGCAATAGGTTCAGCCCCGCCAGGAATTAAAATGGTTGGTGATGTTGGGTGGTGAGCTGCTCTTTGTTTCAGCAATCTATCGGCACCTTGCCAAAGCCCGAACAACATCAGCGCCGGTACTAAAAGGTATCTGAGACTACCAGTGCTTTGTTTAGCCGGTTTTTGGCGGTACTTACCGCGTTTGAGCAATTGGTCAAAGTCACCGACATTCGATTTTGACGCTGATTTATGTTTTTCCCAGTAGTAGTCTCTATCCTGTATGCCCATGTCGTCCTCTCAAGGTTATAACGTTCGCCATAATGCGCCGATTATCACATGATAGACATCGTCAGGATGATAAGTACCGCACGCTGCGCGCAATTGGCTGTCAACCTGGTTTAGCCTGCCATTCTGGATCGCCGGACTAAGCGTGAAATGCAGATTGTACAAGTCTTCCTGATTCATGGCGGAAATGGCTAGCTTGTCTTCGTTGCTAAAAACTAAAAGCAGGTGTTCAACGGTTTCCGGAATTGTGACGGGCGGGGCCGTCAGTTCGAGTTTTAGAGCTGGCCAATTCTTAGTCAATTTAAGCGTACTTGTTGTCTGACGGCAGCTTAGGGCGATTTGTCACCGGGTTGTCACAAACTTATCCACAAGTTTTGGGGATAAAAGTGACAGGTCAGCCAAGAGGTAGGTAGTATTAAATCCCTGTTGGTAGTTTCGAACGCATCAGTTCCCTTCTATCCAACCGGTTGCCATCCACTATGAATGTACCGTCACCGACTGCGTGTAAGGTCCGTTGTTCTACTCGGTCGCCATCAAAATAAGCTTCAACGCCTTCAAGGATGACGATGTTGTGCTTTTCGACTAAATCAATAACCCGGCATTCAATATTTGCCAGGCATTCTTTAATTAAAGGTGCTCCCACGTGCATTCCCTTCATCGGTGTCAGTCCGAATTTTGCAAATTTATCCGTCTCCGCGCCGGTACAAATACCGACCCCAACGACCTGATCGATGAGATCCAGAGTGGGAATGGCAATGACGCATTCTTTGGTACTTTCGATTGCATGATACGAATAATTCCAAGGGCCCGTCGTGATGGCAAAGCGCGGGGTAAAATCCATCACCATGGTCCAGGAAATGGTCATGATATTATTTTTCAGCCCGTCACATGTCGTCACGAGAACAACGGGGCCTGATTCAATTAAGGTGAATGCCCGGCTAATTGGCATCGTCTGCATTTCGACATCTCCCATTGCTTACACAGTAATCCCTAGCGATAAGATTACCAACGAAACAAAACGAATCGGCGTGTAAAGAGTGGCGACCACAGGTTTTGCGGTCACCACGGGTTTCGTTCACTAAATTTCTGTTTGCTCTGAAATCTCCAACGCATCGTCAACTTCGATGCCTAGATATCGCACAGTACTTTCAAGTTTAGTATGACCCAACAACAGTTGAACGGCCCGCAAATTTTTGGTTCGACGGTAAATCAAGGTCACTTTGGTCCGGCGCATCGAATGGGTGCCATAAGCAGCCGGATCAAGTCCAATCGATGTCACCCAATGCTCGACTATGCGAGCATATTGCCGCGTTGAAAGGTGCGGCGATTCGTGGATTCGACTCGGGAAAAGATACGCATCGGATTTCAGTTGAGCTTGGCTTATCCAATTTGCCAAAGCGTCTCTGGTTTGCTCCGTGATTTCGAATTGTACTGGTCTATGCGTTTTCTGCTGCATGATGATTGCGCGCGACGAGACTCGGCCCGCTTGAGCAATATCGCAGACTTTCAGTTTCACCAGATCGCATCCACGAAGTTTGCTATCGATAGCAAGATTGAATAACGCAAGTTCGCGCGTGTTTTTGGACATCTGCAAACGAATGCGTATGGCCCAGATTTCCTTCAGTTTTAATGGTGATTTCTGACCAATTAACTTGCCTTTGTTCCAGGGGGAATGTCCCACGATTGAGTTTTCTGAGTTCATGACAAAACTCCTAACGGTTGATTAAGGAGATCTATTGTCATGCTTGTAATCGTTCAAAGTCGGCTGTTCCTATCCCGGGCAAGATGGCTTTAGAGAAAACCCTGAATCATTGAGATAGGGTTTCCGGTGGGTTGTAAGGCGTGCTTGAATAAGAATGCAGTCGTGTAAAAGCCTGGAGTTAGCCGTCATGCGGTATCAGCTGACCGTCTGTGGTGTTCTATTAATCAGTTCGCCTTTGCTGAGTATGGCAGAACCGGTGGTGCTTTATGACAGCGGCCGCACCACGCGGTTGCCGATTCAGCCGCAGACACTGCATCTGCAAACACCCGTCACCGCTAACTTTGATGTACAAATCGATACTTTGCCGATCAAAACCCCGTCGTTGTCGCCGGGTAATGTGGTTTCCCGCCGTATTGATCGGCTGTATCTGGATCGACCGGTGTTTTTGGTCGGTGCTGATCCCTTGTCCATGCACTGGTTAGTGTTGCATCAAGCTCAACTCAAGCAGCTTCACGCCATCGGTCTGGCGGTCAATGTCGAAACCCAGGCGCAATTACAACAATTGCGAAAAACCGCAGGTGGCTTGGAGATCCATCCGCTGGCCGGCGATGCCATGGCCGCGCAATTGGCCCTGCAACATTACCCGGTGTTGATCACGGCGTCGCGGATCGAACAATGAAGTCCCAGTATCCGGTCGAAGCCTTGCTGCGGCCGCCGGTCGAACTGTGGTCGGCGGTTTGTGCCTTCGCTTGTGCGTTGCTGGCCGGCCTGGCGCCGTGGGCTATCATGATGACGCCATCGGTGGGTTATGCCACGGCTGGCTTATTGACGCTGCTCGGTTTGGCTAGAACCCGGCAAGCGTTATTCGTCTTGCGCTATCAACGCAACATGCGCAAGCTGCCACGTTATGAAATCGCAGCCCAAGACATTCCGGTCAGCCGCCAGCGTTTGTTTTTGGGTAAAGGCTTTTTGTGGCAGCAAAAACACACCCAACGGTTGCGCGATACCTTGCATCCTAAGGTGCGGCGCTATATCGAACCGTCCTTTGCCTATCAACTGGCCCGGCGTTTGGAGCGCCGCTGGGAATCATCGCCAACGTTGCAGCCGTTGACCAAACTGATGCAAAGCCCAGCCTGGTGGAACCCGGTCGCGCCGTTACCGCCGGTCGGCGGCAAACCGCAGATTCATGCGGTGGAACTCGAAGAACAGCCGGTCAGTATGGATTTGCGCGAACGGGTCGGGCATACCCTGGTGCTGGGCACTACCCGGGTCGGCAAAACCCGGCTGGCCGAACTCTTGATCACGCAGGATATCGCCCGCGGCGATACCGTGATCGTGTTCGATCCGAAAGGCGATGCCGATCTGATGAAACGCATGGTCGCAGAAGCCAAACGCGCCGGTCGCAGTCGGCATCTGTATCTCTTCCATCTGGGCTATCCGGAGATTTCCAGCCGCTATAACGCCATCGGCAATTTCTCCCGCATCACCGAAGTCGCCACCCGCTTGACCAACCCCTTGCCCAGCACTGGCAATTCGGCGGCGTTCCGTGAATTCGCCTGGCGCTTTACCAATATGATCGCCGTGGCGCTGGTCAAAATGGGCAAACGCCCGGATTATAAATTGATCACCCGCTACATCACCCATATCGAGCCACTGTTGACCGAATACTACCGGCAATGGCTGCCCGACGTGGCGCCGCCGGACTGGGAACAACAGGTACAGCGCATAGCCGCTTCCATCAACGAACGCGATTTACCCTTTGCGCTAAAAGGCCGATCGCCGGAAGTGATTGCCCTGGTACGCTATGTCAAAGACAATGGCTTTTACGATGCCGTCGCCGATGGCCTGCGGTCGGCGTTCGAATACGACAAGACCTATTTCGATAAAATCGTCGCATCCTTATTGCCGTTGATGGAAAAACTGATTACCGGCAAAACCGCGGCGCTGATCTCGCCGGACTACACCGACATCGCCGACACTCGGCCCATCATCGACTGGCGGCAAATCATTCGCCGTCAAGGCATCGTCTATGTCGGGCTGGATGCCTTATCGGATATGGCGGTAGCATCCGCAGTCGGCAATTCCATGTTTGCCGATCTGGTCTCCGTTTCCGGCGAAATCTACAAACACGGCACCGACCACGGTCTGCCGGATGCGGTAAAAACCCATGAGCTGCCGACGATTTCCTTGCATGCCGACGAATTCAACGAATTGATCGGCGACGAGTTTATTCCCTTGCTCAACAAGGCCGGCGGCTCGGGGTTTCAAGTCACGGCCTATACCCAAACCTGGTCGGATGTGGAAGCCCGCATCGGCAACAAGGCCAAAGCCGGGCAGGTGGCCGGCAACTTCAATACCCTGATCATGCTGCGGGTCAAAGAACTGGCCACCGCCGAAATGCTCACCAACCAAATCGACACCTGTAACATCAGCACGCTGATGGAAGTATCCGGCGTCAACGATTCGGCCGATCCCAATTCCCCCATCGATTTTACCTCGCAAAACCAGGACCGCATTTCCGTCACCGAAATGCCGATGATTTCACCGGCCACCGTGATGGCCTTACCCAAAGGCCAGGCCTTCGCCTTGCTGGAAGGCGGCAATCTGTGGAAAATTCGCATCCCGTTGCCAACTAAAGCCAACGATGCGCTGTTGCCGAAAAACCTGCAGGAGGTGGCCCATGAAATGCAGCGCCGCTATCTGACCAACGACCACTGGTGGGCAGGCTGACATGGCGACCCAAACCCTGCAGCGCCATTCGGCTCAACAAGCCGCAGAGCAGGGCATACTGGTCAAACTGCTGACAAAATTACTGCAAGCGTTGCTGTTTCTGATCATGACCTTAGGCTTTTCCATTGCCACGGAATGGATCGGCATGGCGACCGGTTTTTGGGATGAGCCTGGCACCCGGCACAGTCAAGCCATGCTGGAACAAGAGCTCAGTGTGCTGAATACCGACTTTCGCCGCAGTGTCATCGTTGAACAACCCTCCCGGTTTGCCAGGCGATTCGCCGATAATTAATGACGGTAAACCCCCGGCTCTGCCGGGGGACTCCCAAAGGTTTGACCTATAAGGCGGTCAATTGGATTCTCAGAAACTTGATCAATAGTTTGGAGAATCCAGAATGAGAGAGTACCAAAGTCTGAGCCACACGAGATGGAATTGCAAATATCACGTTGTATTTATCCCGAAGCGAAGACGAAAAGTGATGTTTGGTGAATTGCGTAAGCATTTGGGATCGATATTCCATGAGTTGGCGAAGCAAAAGGGTTGCGAGATTGTAGAAGGGCATTTGATGGCGGATCACGTCCATATGTGTCTGAGCATTCCGCCCAAATATGCCGTATCGAATGTCGTAGGCTTTATCAAAGGTAAAAGTGCGATCTCGATTGCCAGGACGTTTCGAGGAAAGAGCAAGAACTTCACAGGAGAAAATTTCTGGGCAAGAGGATTCTTTGTTTCGACGGTGGGTCTTGACGAAGAGATGGTCAGAAATTACATCCGAGAGCAGGAACGTGAAGATGATCGTTACGAGCAGTTGAGCCTTTGGAAAAGTTGATCGCCTTTAGGCGATTCCAGTAATTCGCCCCTTTGAGGGGCTAACCATAATAAGCCCCCGGCTTTGCCGGGGGTGATTTAACTTTTATGACCTGAGCTTTCGTAAAACCGGCATCGAAAGCCTGATCATCGCCTTAGCCAAACCGACTCCAGGTGTCGATGACAGCGGCTTCAGACAGCGCTTGCGACACTATTATCAGCTTGCAGAGGATTACATTCTGGCCGCCATGCTGATCACTGAAGTCTTTGCCGTGCGTCTGGCAGTGTTGATCATGGCGCTGCCGGCCTTCGTGTTATTAGGCTTGATGGGCTTAACCGATGGCCTGGTGCAGCGCGACATTCGTCGATGGAGCGGTGGGCGGGAAAGCTCGTTTGTCTATCACTGGGCCAAAAAACTGCTATATCCTGCATTGATACTGCCCTGGATATTGTATCTGGCCATTCCCAGCAGCCTCCATCCCAACCTCGTCGTATTGCCGTTTGCAATACTGTTTGCGCTATCGGTCAGGGTGATGGCTTCGATGTTTAAGAAATATTTGTAAGGCTGTAAAGGCAAAAAGCTGACCATGATTGAGAAGAATGCAGAACCTTAACTCACTTTATTGGTCGCGATTCTCCAAGCCGGTTAGGTTGAAAAGTCCAGATTTGGTGAGCTGGAATGCTACAAAGCCGTCGCTGGTGACCTCACTAATCCGGCCAAAACCAGCCGCTGGGGATGCCGGCGAAATTTACCATCCCTAAATTCAGTAAATGGCAGCTTTTCGGCAAGCAACCTTGCGTCCTCCTTGGCTCGACCCGGCCAGAAAGCTGCCGGTCGCGACTGAAAGCTTTGTGATGACGAATATGGCGGAATGAAGGTGGGCAATGTGCTATTGATTCAGATGGTGTTATCGTTTTGTCTACTGTTTTGGCAATTTGACACTCTTGAAAGCCAATAAAATCGAGGAGACTGTTTTGAACATTAGATTTTTGGCTCAAAATAATCAATGTTTTCAATCCAATTTTAGCGTTATGCGCTATTTCTAGCGCCTAAATTTTAGAATATTAAAATATGAGAAAAGCTTTAGAACATCCATCATTTCCGCAACCGCCAAGTGACAGTGTCTCGCTTTGGCGCTACATGGACATCGATAAATTGGAGTGGATGCTAGAAAACGGACGGCTATTTATCCCAAATGCTGATCGCCTTGGAGACCTTTGGGAGGGAAGAACCCCGCAAGGGTATATCGATTGGTGGAAGCGGGAAATTGAGAAGGCAACGACGGATGAGTTAAAAGCCACCCTCGCATACAATCGCGACTTCGTTTTTAGGTTTTCTCAAGCGTTTCGGTCTCGCTACTTCGTCACATGCTGGCACATGAATGAGCATGAGAACTATGCAATGTGGAAGTGCTATACAAATTCAATCGAGGCAGTTGCAATTAAGACGACTTATAAACAATTGGTTGATGTTCTTCCCTATTACACCTATACAGGCATAGTTCGCTATATCGACTACTCGACAGAAAAATTGCCGTTTGGAAACCTCTTTGAGTACATCATGCACAAGGACAAAGTTTTTTCATATGAGCAAGAAGTTCGTGGAGTAGTATCGCCTACACCGGAAGCACCGAAAGACAAAGCCGCTGCCGAAG
This sequence is a window from Methylomonas methanica MC09. Protein-coding genes within it:
- a CDS encoding IS1380 family transposase gives rise to the protein MARFKLKASKKEFTSYAGLALVGQCMDIINVEAVVDGRIPVSQGIKTSDVVKSATGLLSIGKSDFEAIEPFREDRFFKQALNLRKVPGSVWLRQRLDRVSDKLREPLDEMSVRLIERADAPITAHKGYVCLDMDTFVMDQSGSKKEDVGRTYQGVDGYTPVAAYLGNEGWCIGLELRPGRWHSSLEIEYFLERLLPRVERLVPTDQAVLMRKDSGFDSAKLLFAVAAEKERWAAVDRSFEYLVKWNPRRQDKDHWVAQAEAAGSFVEKRPGKREALFSMSVERAFGKQTRRFRLVIRLIERTITRHGQHLLMPDIELEGWWTSLDDEEALVIERYRDHGTHEQFHSEFKTDLDLERLPSGKFDTNDVILRLGMLAYNCLRLLGQLGLLGDLAPIRHPAKRRRIRTVLQEIMYRAAQVIHKARQWWLDLGQASPVARLFEYLQHRLVVQPKAAPG
- a CDS encoding retropepsin-like aspartic protease family protein; amino-acid sequence: MGIQDRDYYWEKHKSASKSNVGDFDQLLKRGKYRQKPAKQSTGSLRYLLVPALMLFGLWQGADRLLKQRAAHHPTSPTILIPGGAEPIAIPISGGLEITADRQGHFRGTAYINDVPMPFLIDTGATITSIPANLAYAANLPVGMPINSNTAGGKVVDRLTQLTSLKIGNAEIRNLDAAINQHLEEVLIGMNTLKYFTITQSGNTMTLVANGSSPEQIARAPIMPPSPVLPNTLAVEQPMAKPEIKRPTAIKRTVSCDANHVCTTKYSDR
- a CDS encoding DUF6794 domain-containing protein, with product MTKNWPALKLELTAPPVTIPETVEHLLLVFSNEDKLAISAMNQEDLYNLHFTLSPAIQNGRLNQVDSQLRAACGTYHPDDVYHVIIGALWRTL
- a CDS encoding flavin reductase family protein; translated protein: MGDVEMQTMPISRAFTLIESGPVVLVTTCDGLKNNIMTISWTMVMDFTPRFAITTGPWNYSYHAIESTKECVIAIPTLDLIDQVVGVGICTGAETDKFAKFGLTPMKGMHVGAPLIKECLANIECRVIDLVEKHNIVILEGVEAYFDGDRVEQRTLHAVGDGTFIVDGNRLDRRELMRSKLPTGI
- a CDS encoding tyrosine-type recombinase/integrase, whose product is MNSENSIVGHSPWNKGKLIGQKSPLKLKEIWAIRIRLQMSKNTRELALFNLAIDSKLRGCDLVKLKVCDIAQAGRVSSRAIIMQQKTHRPVQFEITEQTRDALANWISQAQLKSDAYLFPSRIHESPHLSTRQYARIVEHWVTSIGLDPAAYGTHSMRRTKVTLIYRRTKNLRAVQLLLGHTKLESTVRYLGIEVDDALEISEQTEI
- a CDS encoding PFL_4695 family integrating conjugative element protein — translated: MRYQLTVCGVLLISSPLLSMAEPVVLYDSGRTTRLPIQPQTLHLQTPVTANFDVQIDTLPIKTPSLSPGNVVSRRIDRLYLDRPVFLVGADPLSMHWLVLHQAQLKQLHAIGLAVNVETQAQLQQLRKTAGGLEIHPLAGDAMAAQLALQHYPVLITASRIEQ
- the traD gene encoding type IV conjugative transfer system coupling protein TraD, which translates into the protein MKSQYPVEALLRPPVELWSAVCAFACALLAGLAPWAIMMTPSVGYATAGLLTLLGLARTRQALFVLRYQRNMRKLPRYEIAAQDIPVSRQRLFLGKGFLWQQKHTQRLRDTLHPKVRRYIEPSFAYQLARRLERRWESSPTLQPLTKLMQSPAWWNPVAPLPPVGGKPQIHAVELEEQPVSMDLRERVGHTLVLGTTRVGKTRLAELLITQDIARGDTVIVFDPKGDADLMKRMVAEAKRAGRSRHLYLFHLGYPEISSRYNAIGNFSRITEVATRLTNPLPSTGNSAAFREFAWRFTNMIAVALVKMGKRPDYKLITRYITHIEPLLTEYYRQWLPDVAPPDWEQQVQRIAASINERDLPFALKGRSPEVIALVRYVKDNGFYDAVADGLRSAFEYDKTYFDKIVASLLPLMEKLITGKTAALISPDYTDIADTRPIIDWRQIIRRQGIVYVGLDALSDMAVASAVGNSMFADLVSVSGEIYKHGTDHGLPDAVKTHELPTISLHADEFNELIGDEFIPLLNKAGGSGFQVTAYTQTWSDVEARIGNKAKAGQVAGNFNTLIMLRVKELATAEMLTNQIDTCNISTLMEVSGVNDSADPNSPIDFTSQNQDRISVTEMPMISPATVMALPKGQAFALLEGGNLWKIRIPLPTKANDALLPKNLQEVAHEMQRRYLTNDHWWAG
- a CDS encoding DUF4400 domain-containing protein — protein: MATQTLQRHSAQQAAEQGILVKLLTKLLQALLFLIMTLGFSIATEWIGMATGFWDEPGTRHSQAMLEQELSVLNTDFRRSVIVEQPSRFARRFADN
- the tnpA gene encoding IS200/IS605 family transposase; translated protein: MREYQSLSHTRWNCKYHVVFIPKRRRKVMFGELRKHLGSIFHELAKQKGCEIVEGHLMADHVHMCLSIPPKYAVSNVVGFIKGKSAISIARTFRGKSKNFTGENFWARGFFVSTVGLDEEMVRNYIREQEREDDRYEQLSLWKS
- a CDS encoding TIGR03747 family integrating conjugative element membrane protein codes for the protein MSFRKTGIESLIIALAKPTPGVDDSGFRQRLRHYYQLAEDYILAAMLITEVFAVRLAVLIMALPAFVLLGLMGLTDGLVQRDIRRWSGGRESSFVYHWAKKLLYPALILPWILYLAIPSSLHPNLVVLPFAILFALSVRVMASMFKKYL